One genomic region from Henningerozyma blattae CBS 6284 chromosome 2, complete genome encodes:
- the HEM4 gene encoding uroporphyrinogen-III synthase HEM4 (similar to Saccharomyces cerevisiae HEM4 (YOR278W); ancestral locus Anc_8.734) yields MNGNVILLKNPRESNSKDDDYYKIFDKYGYYPNFLPVITHTNIINQIVPVLNDSDYLDELPFIIVTSQRALTFLNEKDLNNQYPSQNFEKLLNKPVYTVGPATAKCLRNLKFKDIRGTETGNAEALAKLIISELDQYDLTQKPLFLTGEKHKDTITKALKTKFNISVEEIVTYKTISLDDSLLRFKSVFKPNSWIILFSPQGTKDILKYLNDHKLNSSPFHLAAIGPYTREYLISNDLKPDVVSPHPDPISLVNSILTF; encoded by the coding sequence atgaatggAAAtgttattcttttaaagaACCCAAGAGAGTCTAATTCAAAAGATGAcgattattataaaatattcgATAAGTATGGATATTATCCAAATTTTCTTCCTGTAATAACACatacaaatattatcaatcaAATCGTCCCAGTTTTAAACGATTCGGATTATTTGGATGAATTACCTTTCATAATAGTTACTTCACAACGGGcattaacttttttaaatgaaaaagatttaaataatcaatatccaagtcaaaattttgaaaaattattaaataaaccAGTTTATACTGTGGGTCCTGCTACTGCTAAATGTTTGAGAAAcctaaaatttaaagatattagaGGTACTGAAACCGGTAATGCAGAAGCATTAGccaaattaattatatctGAATTAGATCAATATGATCTTACTCAAAAACCACTATTTTTAACAGGAGAAAAACATAAAGATACTATTACAAAGGCATTAAAGACTAAGTTCAATATATCAGTGGAAGAAATAGTTACATACAAGACCATATCTTTGGATGATAGCCTTTTGAGATTTAAATCTGTATTTAAACCAAACTCATggattatattatttagtCCTCAAGGAacaaaagatattttaaaatatttaaatgatcaTAAATTAAACTCATCACCATTCCATCTTGCTGCAATTGGACCTTATACTCGtgaatatttgatttctaATGATTTAAAGCCTGATGTAGTGAGCCCTCATCCCGATCCAATTTCTTTGGTAAATTCAATCTTGACTTTTTAA
- the CEF1 gene encoding Cef1p (similar to Saccharomyces cerevisiae CEF1 (YMR213W); ancestral locus Anc_8.728), whose amino-acid sequence MAPPVYVKGGSWSTTEDQILIASIQKYGTHKWNKIASLIPHKTGRQCRERWDQYLNPNVKQQIERPFSKDEETRLIELARIRPGQWLAIGDTLQRPALQCQQHYESLLGEMDGNSLNKNNDLELRARDPHAATRPAIPSETLEGAITTTKENAQGRTTVTTLNEDEREMLAEARARLANTTGKKAQRRARERLREKSRQTARLQRRRELKYAGLAKKSRFSDFNDDEILLEHAPPEGPYDTSLEDQRNAQKLVQYHHKVDHGFLAGQNDNKQGEKRKIAKGQKVEGKVQVDTESILLDEYRKPKFLWSSKNEHVKDEPLKFTIRSRVSTEKQLSKLFAQLPPPLNDFEIILETSDSEPDEDDNNDNTNIFEPSAETNENVSDASDTDNSKSQSEITASDLTFDSAKMPDFNSQESQFEIEEDRSKLLDSINIRLKNIRTLQDMLNDDTNALQTLNNSQSENLILKMNHVRELQTAHHVLYTTIKNDQQAYKGYSDAYTL is encoded by the coding sequence atggcGCCTCCAGTGTATGTTAAAGGTGGTAGTTGGAGTACCACAGAAGATCAAATCTTGATAGCGTCTATTCAGAAATATGGTACACATAAATGGAATAAGATAGCTTCGTTAATACCACATAAGACGGGGAGACAATGTAGAGAAAGATGGGACCAATATCTAAACCCCAATGTTAAACAACAGATCGAACGCCCCTTTTCTAAAGACGAAGAAACTCGATTAATAGAATTAGCACGAATTCGTCCAGGACAATGGCTAGCTATTGGCGATACATTACAACGTCCTGCATTACAATGTCAACAACATTATGAGAGTCTCCTTGGTGAAATGGATGGGAATTCCcttaacaaaaataatgatttagaattaaGGGCAAGAGATCCTCATGCAGCGACAAGACCTGCTATACCGTCAGAAACTCTTGAAGGTGCTATTACCACAACAAAGGAAAATGCACAAGGTAGAACCACAGTGACTACTTTGAATGAAGATGAACGAGAAATGCTTGCAGAGGCAAGAGCTCGTCTTGCAAATACTACTGGTAAGAAAGCTCAACGAAGAGCTCGCGAAAGATTAAGAGAAAAGTCTCGTCAAACTGCAAGGTTACAAAGAAGAAGAGAATTGAAATATGCTGGGCTTGCTAAAAAGTCGAGATTTAGTGATTTCAACGATGATGAAATCTTATTGGAACATGCTCCACCAGAAGGTCCATATGATACTAGTCTAGAGGATCAACGTAATGCACAAAAATTGgttcaatatcatcataAAGTAGATCATGGGTTTCTTGCAGGacaaaatgataataaacaaGGTGAGAAACGGAAAATAGCGAAAGGACAAAAAGTAGAGGGGAAAGTACAAGTAGATACGGAATCTATCCTTCTTGATGAGTATCGTAAACCTAAATTTCTATGGTCATCTAAGAATGAACACGTTAAGGATGAACCTTTAAAATTTACCATACGATCACGAGTATCTACTGAGAAACAactttctaaattatttgcaCAATTACCACCAcctttaaatgattttgaaattattttggaaaCAAGTGATTCTGAAcctgatgaagatgataataatgacaaCACCAATATATTTGAACCAAGTGCAGAGACTAATGAAAACGTATCAGATGCTAGTGATACCGACAATTCCAAATCCCAATCTGAAATCACTGCATCTGATTTAACATTTGATAGTGCCAAAATGCCCGATTTTAATTCCCAAGAATCACAATTTGAAATAGAAGAAGATAGATcgaaattattagatagTATCAACATCcgattgaaaaatattcgTACGTTACAAGATATGCTTAATGATGATACTAATGCATTAcaaactttaaataattctcaATCAGAAAACCtcattttgaaaatgaatcatGTAAGAGAATTACAAACCGCTCATCATGTACTTTATACCACTATAAAGAATGACCAACAAGCATATAAAGGATATTCGGATGCGTATACACTTTAA
- the CAF20 gene encoding Caf20p (similar to Saccharomyces cerevisiae CAF20 (YOR276W); ancestral locus Anc_8.729), with amino-acid sequence MIENRYSIEELLQLKPSEIQPVDFDAVEFRAIIEKIKQVQLLKDEEFAHGGHFNRRRSSHHYHNMMKPKIKHNKPKFKTDENGWSTLDTSAKDESSAIEDDEQSSKSKKESSPGSFHEVVKVKPNNKNISSSRPADTKDIVADKQTLNFNAFAALESESDDE; translated from the coding sequence ATGATTGAAAACAGATACTCCATTGAAGAATTACTCCAATTGAAACCTAGTGAAATCCAACCTGTAGATTTTGATGCTGTGGAATTTAGAGCcatcattgaaaaaatcaaacaaGTTCAATTGTTGAaggatgaagaatttgCTCACGGTGGCCATTTCAACCGTAGAAGATCGTCTCATCATTACCACAACATGATGAAACCAAAGATCAAACATAACAAGCCTAAATTCAAGACTGATGAAAACGGGTGGTCCACTTTGGATACTTCTGCCAAGGATGAATCTTCTGCTATTGAAGACGATGAACAATCATCTAAATCCAAGAAGGAATCTTCTCCAGGATCCTTCCATGAAGTAGTGAAAGTTAAGCCAAACAACAAGAACATCTCATCTTCGAGACCCGCAGATACCAAGGACATCGTTGCAGATAAACAGACTTTGAATTTCAATGCATTTGCTGCTTTAGAATCCGAATCTGACGACGAATAG
- the SCJ1 gene encoding Scj1p (similar to Saccharomyces cerevisiae SCJ1 (YMR214W); ancestral locus Anc_8.730) — MLKRFLYSLLVVQLLFLTVLGADDYYKILGINKNYKYEKEIKSAYRKLSKKYHPDKNKNDKDAQQNFIKVGEAYDVLGDPDKKRQYDQMGHDAFVNNAQHGGPEGGPGGQPFHDPFDMFEKMFHGGGPGGGNPFGGNPFGGGGGQRRGPSLKVEQQLSLKQYYQGFDFQFALNLHDDCDHCHGTGSEDGKTKVCPDCKGSGIIIQIIRMGMMTQQIQQPCGRCRGQGHLIKNFCKVCNGAKVQQKLKDFKVYVPPGSPRNHVEVKAGQAEKNPNYEPGDVIIEFNELPLDNLGYRRRGNNLFRTEYISLNEALYGNWERTLDFLDPKKRINLKRSPNVTIYDGEIEILKGFGMPIPNKKNKFGDLYIDYKVIIPKGSHHLNDEL; from the coding sequence ATGTTGAAACGGTTCCTCTATTCGTTGCTAGTGGTAcaattactatttttaaCAGTGCTGGGAGCTGATGATTACTACAAGATTTTGGgtataaacaaaaattacaaatatgaaaaagaaattaaatctgCTTACCGTAAGTTATCCAAGAAATACCATCCTGACAAGAATAAGAACGATAAGGATGCTCAACAGAATTTTATTAAGGTAGGCGAAGCCTATGATGTGTTGGGTGATCCAGATAAAAAGAGACAATACGATCAAATGGGCCATGATGCCTTTGTTAACAATGCTCAACATGGCGGTCCAGAAGGTGGTCCAGGAGGCCAGCCCTTCCATGATCCATTTGATatgtttgaaaaaatgtTTCATGGAGGAGGTCCAGGAGGAGGAAACCCATTCGGCGGCAATCCATTTGGCGGTGGCGGTGGCCAAAGAAGAGGCCCATCTTTGAAAGTGGAACAACAATTATCTTTGAAACAATACTACCAAGGGTTTGACTTCCAATTTGCCTTAAATTTACACGATGATTGTGATCATTGTCATGGGACAGGTTCTGAAGATGGTAAGACAAAAGTTTGTCCTGATTGTAAAGGTAGCGGTATTATTATCCAAATCATCAGAATGGGGATGATGACTCAACAGATTCAACAACCATGTGGCAGATGCCGTGGTCAAGGCCATCTAATCAAGAATTTCTGTAAAGTCTGTAATGGTGCTAAAGTTCAAcagaaattaaaagattttaaagTGTATGTGCCTCCAGGTTCTCCAAGAAATCATGTAGAGGTTAAAGCTGGTCAAGCTGAAAAAAATCCAAACTACGAGCCCGGTGATGTTATAATTGAATTCAACGAATTGCCATTGGATAATTTAGGTTATAGAAGACGTGGTAATAATCTTTTCAGAACAGAATAcatatcattaaatgaagCATTATATGGTAATTGGGAAAGAACTTTGGATTTCTTGGATCCTAAAAAACGTATCAACCTGAAACGATCTCCAAATGTCACCATTTATGATGGtgaaatagaaatattgaAAGGGTTTGGTATGCCAATTCCaaacaaaaagaataaattcGGTGATTTATACATTGATTATAAAGTCATCATACCAAAAGGTTCTCATCATTTGAATGATGAGTTGTAA
- the DML1 gene encoding Dml1p (similar to Saccharomyces cerevisiae DML1 (YMR211W); ancestral locus Anc_8.724) produces MHEIITISVSHRANHLATQFFNTQEQYLYLKNDNPVQSSVFLNPTIDRLSKTVSYSPRALLWDAKTGTGSLGVHQYSQIEEDYYEFDKEDVKRNKSVKDNSIIFTHPRIPKSEYQSALDTGLTLPSLTPQLAKYWSDYSKLIYHPTSFNTLKDWYHDTEQPNKPDFQNLGERKFDDYNIGYTEFKESYSMDFFDNNLHYQLEACDTLQGFNLVTDFDNAWGGFSSSLLVELKDELPKSSIFTYGFNEDDPFTLAKDTLSLRLTPSMIPRVHNKIRATMTLSEESDLLFPLYVDSKLSNWENAGFSNRIFDSINSIFCQNNATQRKSMEYLSTLLKNDGENDRNIISKIIDYNNIDNQKTDHSYQSKILPYKNSPKDYHEFSKCLIERALYNKSEKKEENAESIMSKFNTVYTYPYNVTDTIPTALVKDRAKDEFELKLSMDEYSRNIYLYWSEMVSKYFKNDPDREDLKDQLANKASAYEYGWYDDEDSGDDY; encoded by the coding sequence atgcATGAGATAATTACAATCTCAGTTTCTCATAGAGCGAACCATTTAGCCAcacaatttttcaatactCAAGaacaatatttatatttgaaaaatgataaCCCGGTACAATCTTCTGTATTTTTAAACCCAACTATTGATAGATTATCAAAGACAGTTTCATACTCACCAAGAGCATTATTATGGGACGCTAAGACAGGTACTGGTTCACTAGGGGTTCATCAATACTCTCAGATAGAAGAAGATTATTATGAGTTTGATAAAGAAGATGtgaaaagaaacaaaagtGTTAAAGACAATTCCATAATATTCACTCATCCAAGAATACCGAAATCTGAATATCAAAGTGCATTAGATACAGGATTAACTTTGCCTTCTCTGACACCTCAACTGGCCAAATATTGGTCtgattattcaaaattaatttatcatccAACAAGTTTTAATACACTGAAAGATTGGTATCATGATACTGAACAACCAAATAAACCagattttcaaaatttaggTGAAAGAAAATTTGATGATTATAATATTGGGTATACggaatttaaagaatcttATTCGATggatttttttgataataatttacatTATCAACTAGAAGCTTGTGATACGTTACAAGGTTTTAATCTAGTAACCGATTTTGACAATGCTTGGGGTGGATTTTCATCGTCTTTACTTGTAGAGTTAAAAGACGAATTACCTAAAAGCTCTATTTTCACTTATGGGtttaatgaagatgatcCATTCACTTTAGCAAAAGACACATTATCTTTGCGTTTAACACCATCTATGATTCCAAGAGTACATAATAAGATTAGGGCTACAATGACTCTCAGTGAAGAATCTGATCTTCTATTCCCATTATATGTCGATTCTAAACTATCTAATTGGGAAAATGCAGGTTTTAGCAATAGAATATTCGATTCAATTAACTCCATATTTTGTCAAAATAATGCAACTCAACGTAAAAGCATGGAATATTTATCAactttattgaaaaatgatgGAGAGAATgatagaaatattatatcaaaaataattgattataataatatagacAATCAAAAAACTGATCATTCCTAccaatcaaaaatattgcCATACAAAAACAGTCCAAAGGATTATCATGAATTTTCCAAATGCTTAATTGAAAGAGCATTGTATAATAAATCTGAAAAGAAAGAGGAAAATGCGGAATCTATAATGTCTAAATTCAACACAGTTTATACTTATCCTTATAATGTAACAGATACAATCCCTACAGCTCTTGTCAAGGATAGAGCAaaagatgaatttgaattgaaattatcaatgGATGAATATagtagaaatatttatttatattggTCTGAAATGGTtagtaaatattttaaaaatgatcCAGATAGAGAAGATTTGAAAGATCAATTAGCGAATAAAGCTTCGGCTTATGAATATGGGTGgtatgatgatgaagattcAGGAGATGACTATTag
- the EFR3 gene encoding Efr3p (similar to Saccharomyces cerevisiae EFR3 (YMR212C); ancestral locus Anc_8.727), with protein MNKISFTPKHQKLVNHCYPKGRSPDMKPNSSETSYLLYYVNSRRSKLEKVSNYLTRKTAGDLNHKRFGHISVTLQLMDKIIIDCKENINIFISNFLSIYSSIILDPSINNDLPIMELIYENLNNLSLNIDMSLLNGNPTIFKQFKEFIDYFITLIEKRIKNDDLLLNVFISLSHITNLSILKDTNEDLSLNYLIKDSIDKTLAIFIKRFPTYAKDNVTSTKQQSNHLSMSKRLSRTKSIQASDNIPFTMSLNNNDPASDLSLQCLKCYFNTIEIDKLTLSINQLLHFLQTNKNKNLLFLIVDGIPVQLRYLAVLLLIRQATSTSSKPESSILSFKYVSMLLTSDISIVGLSILDIMRKILQFQLGASRDSSIVNQCTTTITDLNYRLYYNSQSSDILYELLTQLKDNPTINSNSNCKKILTKNIISILNNLAFNSIDLHLYLQIIRVLKDENLNPVELFELIDNAVINDYILIDFLIYVSSVKNQKDIRRNLMRKFFKKFKNFALISGLYYYYINDIHDEGLVDDQYTYYLYHLQSSTLINNQEYIIKSDSLKDDLQSKIQISKDELQNYYSQESKDDSSDLLNLKKRVLQLLSTVSTPEMNAVPSNGLDNASNPSSLNLSSNNIIKPIKRSQPSTPGRANSFALSLTSNNHLNIDGTFSNSNLNNNNNLTSPVQPKPSFLINGNHSDVNSLISKKRIIPNVNQLKKAIASNHASSASPKQNLKATDLASLVGSQSIKSRVTNISFLLGELDDMDLNDNTNKTITSATSIRNLLVDKSFASSKTYDNKDDTIDNFMDANENVNVTNNVSRGKLFS; from the coding sequence ATGAATAAGATATCATTTACTCCTAAACATCAAAAATTGGTTAACCATTGTTATCCTAAGGGGAGGTCCCCGGATATGAAACCTAATTCATCAGAAACATCATATCTATTGTATTATGTCAATTCCAGAAGATCTAAGTTAGAAAAAGTATCCAACTATTTGACTAGAAAAACTGCTGGTGATTTGAACCATAAAAGATTTGGCCATATCTCAGTGACGTTACAATTGATGgataaaatcattattgattgtaaagaaaatatcaacatttttatttctaatttcttATCTATTTATTCAAGCATCATCCTTGACCCTTCTATCAATAATGACTTACCAATTATGGAATTAATCTACGAGAATTTGAACAATCTTTCATTGAACATCGATATGAGTTTATTAAATGGTAATCCAACAATTttcaaacaatttaaagagtttattgattattttatcactttaattgaaaaaagaattaaaaacgatgatttattattgaatgtCTTCATTTCATTATCCCATATTACTAATTTATCCATCTTAAAGGATACAAATGAAGACTTAAgtctaaattatttaattaaagattcTATTGATAAAACTTTGgcaattttcattaaacgATTCCCCACCTATGCTAAAGATAATGTAACATCTACAAAACAACAATCGAATCATCTTTCAATGTCAAAACGTCTTTCTAGAACAAAATCTATTCAAGCAAGTGATAATATTCCCTTTACCATgtctttaaataataatgatccGGCGTCAGACCTATCACTTCAATGTTTGAAATGTTACTTCAATACTATTGaaatagataaattaactttatcgattaatcaattattacATTTCTtacaaacaaataaaaataaaaatttattatttttaattgttgatGGTATTCCTGTTCAATTAAGATATTTGGCAGTTCTTCTATTGATAAGACAAGCCACGTCTACATCTTCAAAACCAGAATCTTCTATtctttctttcaaatatgTTTCAATGCTATTAACTTCAGACATAAGTATTGTAGGTTTAAGCATTTTAGATATTATGAGAAAGATTCtacaatttcaattggGTGCATCTAGAGATTCTTCTATAGTAAACCAGTGTACTACAACCATTACAGATTTAAACTATagattatattataatagtCAGTCTTCAGATATTCTTTATGAGTTATTAACACAATTGAAAGACAATCCtacaattaattcaaattcaaattgcaaaaagatattaaccaaaaatataatttcaattttaaataatttggcCTTTAACTCTATTGATTTGCATCTATATTTGCAAATAATAAGAGTTCTAAAGGATGAAAATTTGAATCCGGtggaattatttgaattgattGACAATGCAGTGATTAatgattatatattaattgatttctTAATATACGTTTCATCCgttaaaaatcaaaaagatattcgaagaaatttaatgagaaagtttttcaaaaaatttaaaaattttgcATTGATTTCAGgactttattattattatattaatgatattcaTGATGAAGGTCTTGTAGATGACCAATAtacatattatttgtatcatTTACAATCATCTACTTTGATTAATAAtcaagaatatattataaaatcaGACAGTTTAAAAGATGATTTACAATctaaaattcaaatttccAAAGATGAGCtacagaattattattcacaAGAATCAAAGGATGATTCTTCAGATCTTTTGAACTTGAAAAAAAGGGTTcttcaattattatcaacTGTTTCTACTCCTGAAATGAACGCAGTTCCATCGAATGGCCTTGATAATGCTTCTAATCCATCATCTCtaaatttatcatcaaataatattataaagcCAATAAAAAGGTCACAACCGTCAACTCCAGGGAGAGCAAATTCATTTGCACTATCTCTTACTTCAAAcaatcatttgaatattgatggtactttttcaaattcaaatttaaataataataataatctcaCTTCACCTGTTCAACCGAAACCATCTTTCTTAATAAATGGTAACCATAGTGATGTTAATTCgctaatttcaaaaaagagaattattccaaatgttaatcaattgaaaaaggcAATTGCATCAAATCATGCCTCGAGTGCATCACCAAAACAAAACTTAAAGGCAACCGATTTAGCATCTTTAGTTGGGTCACAATCAATTAAATCTCGTgtaacaaatatttcatttttattaggCGAATTAGATGATATGGATTTAAACGATAACacaaataaaacaattacaaGTGCAACTAGTATAAGAAACTTATTAGTGGATAAATCTTTTGCAAGTTCAAAGACATATGATAATAAGGATGATACTATAGATAACTTCATGGACgctaatgaaaatgttaATGTAACAAATAATGTTTCAAGGGGCAAATTATTTAGTTAG